In the genome of Cryptomeria japonica chromosome 8, Sugi_1.0, whole genome shotgun sequence, one region contains:
- the LOC131043656 gene encoding hydroquinone glucosyltransferase, protein MEVQNGSGKPHIAIFPSVGVGHFVPLVQFAKQLCVYHGFSATVITNKWMRAAKQVTYAEYLASSCLDIRFTELPDVDFHEEDEERMKIETRISKFMEKAAPYVGDILHSLLNSSSPISAFVTDFFCTATFDVATKLSIPTYVFFTSGACMLTLMLHFPKFALEHSVSFKDEEEFCVEVPGLPVFCARDLPEPMKDRSDPVFHCFVQHCNRLPEATGILINTFEDLEADALKALREGESKPPIYAIGPVISESHETHLCLKWLDQQPPSSVVFVSFGSGAFMSRKQIAELAHGLESSGHRFLWVVRGEQKFITFNPSQDTDLSELLPEGFVSLTKDRGLVVLNWAPQIPILSHPSTGGFLSHCGWNSTLESISYGVPMISWPLFAEQRLNRFMLINHEKVAIDLKTERDGFVMRAEVERAVRTLMEGEEGIKARENMRELKEKAKTALMEGGTSYKSMATAAAHLMEKQAFK, encoded by the coding sequence ATGGAAGTCCAAAATGGCAGTGGAAAACCTCACATTGCCATTTTTCCGAGCGTAGGAGTCGGCCATTTCGTCCCTCTAGTTCAATTCGCAAAGCAGCTTTGTGTTTACCACGGCTTTTCTGCAACTGTTATAACGAACAAGTGGATGCGCGCAGCCAAGCAAGTCACATACGCCGAGTACTTAGCATCTTCCTGCCTCGACATCCGCTTTACAGAGCTCCCCGATGTCGACTTCCACGAGGAGGACGAGGAGCGTATGAAGATTGAAACTCGCATATCAAAGTTCATGGAGAAAGCAGCACCATACGTTGGGGATATTCTCCATTCGTTGCTCAATTCCTCTTCGCCCATCTCTGCCTTTGTTACAGATTTCTTCTGCACCGCAACTTTCGATGTTGCAACCAAGCTAAGCATACCCACTTACGTATTCTTCACATCCGGTGCCTGTATGCTAACTCTTATGTTACACTTCCCCAAATTTGCTTTGGAGCACAGCGTGTCGTTTAAAGATGAGGAGGAATTTTGTGTGGAGGTACCGGGGCTTCCAGTATTTTGCGCGAGGGATCTGCCCGAGCCCATGAAAGACAGATCTGATCCAGTGTTTCACTGTTTTGTCCAGCATTGCAATCGCCTTCCAGAAGCTACCGGGATTCTCATAAATACATTTGAAGACCTGGAGGCGGATGCTTTAAAAGCCCTCAGGGAAGGCGAATCAAAGCCACCCATCTATGCAATTGGGCCAGTGATATCGGAGTCTCACGAGACACACTTGTGCCTCAAGTGGTTAGATCAACAACCTCCCTCCTCCGTTGTGTTTGTTTCCTTTGGAAGCGGAGCATTTATGTCGAGGAAACAGATTGCAGAGCTTGCACATGGACTGGAATCAAGCGGCCATAGATTTCTGTGGGTGGTACGCGGGGAGCAAAAGTTTATCACCTTCAATCCCAGCCAGGATACGGACCTTTCAGAGCTTTTACCTGAGGGTTTCGTGAGTCTAACCAAAGACAGAGGACTTGTGGTTCTCAATTGGGCTCCTCAAATTCCGATTCTTTCTCACCCGTCAACAGGAGGGTTCCTTTCTCACTGCGGTTGGAACTCCACACTGGAAAGCATTTCGTATGGGGTTCCCATGATCAGCTGGCCTCTGTTTGCTGAACAGAGGTTGAACAGATTTATGCTGATTAACCACGAAAAGGTGGCCATAGATCTCAAGACGGAAAGAGATGGGTTTGTAATGAGAGCAGAAGTGGAGAGAGCAGTGAGGACACTGATGGAAGGAGAAGAGGGAATTAAAGCAAGGGAGAACATGCGCGAATTGAAAGAAAAGGCAAAGACTGCCTTGATGGAAGGAGGGACTTCTTACAAATCTATGGCCACTGCCGCTGCTCATCTCATGGAGAAACAAGCCTTCAAATGA